One Triticum dicoccoides isolate Atlit2015 ecotype Zavitan chromosome 4B, WEW_v2.0, whole genome shotgun sequence genomic window carries:
- the LOC119291056 gene encoding uncharacterized protein LOC119291056 codes for MAIAAASPPPTATEDNVRLLLPGFLSPETCKELEFVHRSCGTAGYRPSVVSTSLPHLAATGCGHLLLPFVPIRERLRDAVESFFSCHFDLFVEFTGLVSWCKGSSIGWHSDDNKPYLRQRAFTAVCYLNNHGKDFKGGLLKFQDGEPSTVIPVAGDAVIYTADNRNVHCVDEVTEGERLTLTLWFTRDSSFDEDPKLLSFLSQTSLSYEPADQNSYIPLPASDNMYWFSYDQSGFDIRCARIHILGFSFRASSDEDSKSTSGAPADDPIELLGKPLRIGRADDVFGKIFANSLHALQVVQFYYWKAPELAARRNQTTGGSETVCYPTIQVQQSSGMELPLPCNHGLAQTIFGSYSNVDSVIEWDDVVLALAMWENYSEELKRKLSIFLPNWLSNGTIFVLDPSEPTQVCGEGN; via the exons ATGGCTATCGCCGCCGcttcgccgccgccgaccgccaccGAGGACAACGTCcgcctccttctccctggattcctCTCCCCCGAGACCTGCAAG gagctggaGTTCGTGCACCGGAGCTGCGGGACGGCGGGGTACCGGCCTTCGGTGGTGTCTACATCGCTGCCGCATCTGGCTGCCACCGGCTGCGGCCACCTACTCCTCCCCTTCGTGCCCATCCGCGAGCGACTCCGCGAcgccgtcgagtccttcttctcctGCCACTTCGACCTCTTCGTCGAGTTCACCGGACTCGTCAG TTGGTGCAAGGGTTCTTCTATTGGATGGCACAGTGACGACAACAAACCTTATCTTAGGCAAAGAGCCTTCACT GCTGTGTGCTACTTGAACAATCATGGAAAGGACTTTAAGGGTGGACTGTTGAAGTTTCAGGATGGTGAACCCTCCACTGTTATTCCAGTTGCTGGT GATGCTGTCATCTACACTGCTGATAATCGTAATGTCCATTGTGTAGATGAG GTAACTGAGGGTGAAAGGCTCACACTTACTCTTTGGTTCACTAGAGATAGTTCTTTTGATGAGGATCCAAAGCTCCTTAGTTTTCTATCCCAAACATCACTGAGCTATGAGCCAGCTGATCAGAACTCTTATATTCCTTTGCCAGCCTCAGATAACATGTACTGGTTTTCCTACGATCAGTCTGGCTTTGACATACGATGTGCTAGAATACACATTCTTGGGTTTAGTTTTCGTGCAAGCAGCGATGAAGACAGTAAGAGTACATCTGGTGCACCAGCTGATGACCCCATAGAGTTGCTTGGGAAGCCACTGCGAATTGGGAGGGCAGATGATGTCTTTGGGAAGATATTTGCCAACAGCTTGCACGCTCTTCAG GTGGTGCAATTTTACTACTGGAAAGCACCTGAACTGGCAGCAAGGAGAAACCAGACTACTGGTGGTTCAGAAACAGTTTGCTACCCTACTATACAAGTACAGCAATCAAGTGGAATGGAACTTCCATTACCGTGTAACCATGGACTTGCACAGACCATATTTGGATCATATAGCAATGTGGATTCTGTTATTGAATGGGATGATGTTGTGTTAGCACTTGCTATGTGGGAGAATTATTCAGAAGAATTGAAGAGAAAGTTGTCGATATTCTTGCCAAATTGGCTGTCCAATGGAACCATTTTTGTTTTAGATCCCTCCGAGCCTACCCAGGTATGTGGTGAAGGGAACTAA
- the LOC119291057 gene encoding purple acid phosphatase 3-like, translated as MARSSMAVVLAVLAVAALRSAPAAAELPLVEHPAKNDGSLSLLVIGDWGRKGTYNQSRVAEQMGKVGEKLDIDFVVSTGDNFYENGLTGVHDQQFEESFTNIYTAKSLQKPWYLVLGNHDYRGDAVAQLDPVLRKLDERFVCMRSFVVNAEMVEFFFIDTTPFQLKYWTHPKDSHYDWRGVAPRENYIANLLKDLDEAMKKSTAKWKIAVGHHTMRSVSDHGDTEELLQLLLPVLEVNGIDFYINGHDHCLEHISSRDSPIQYFTSGGGSKAWRGVYQPNDDKLQFFYDGQGFMSLQLNQDQADFIFYDVSGKVLYKWSSRKTNYFQPSIYVTAE; from the exons ATGGCGAGGAGTTCCATGGCCGTGGTGCTCGCCGTCCTGGCCGTGGCGGCGCTCCGGTCCGCGCCGGCCGCCGCGGAGCTCCCGCTGGTAGAGCACCCGGCCAAGAACGACGGGTCGCTCAGCCTGCTCGTCATCGGGGACTGGGGCCGCAAGGGCACCTACAACCAATCCAGGGTCGCGGAGCAG ATGGGGAAGGTCGGGGAGAAGCTGGACATCGACTTCGTGGTCTCCACCGGCGACAACTTCTACGAGAACGGCCTGACAGGCGTCCATGACCAGCAGTTTGAAGAATCCTTCACCAATATCTACACCGCCAAGAGCTTGCAGAAGCCGTGGTACCTCG TTCTTGGAAACCATGACTACCGGGGCGATGCGGTAGCACAGCTTGACCCAGTCCTGCGCAAGCTCGATGAGCGATTCGTTTGCATGAGATCATTTGTTGTCAATGCAG AGATGGTGGAGTTCTTCTTCATCGACACCACTCCATTCCAACTCAAGTACTGGACTCACCCTAAAGACAGTCACTACGACTGGAGAGGAGTGGCGCCTCGAGAAAACTACATAGCTAATCTGCTGAAG GATTTGGACGAGGCAATGAAGAAATCAACTGCAAAATGGAAGATTGCTGTTGGGCATCATACCATGAGGAGTGTCAGTGACCATGGGGACACCGAGGAGCTCCTGCAATTGCTTCTTCCAGTCCTCGAG GTTAACGGCATCGACTTCTACATCAATGGGCATGACCACTGCTTGGAACACATTAGCAGCAGAGACAG TCCAATCCAATACTTCACTAGCGGAGGCGGTTCAAAAGCATGGAGGGGAGTCTACCAGCCAAATGATGATAAGCTCCAATTCTTTTATGATGGGCAAGGGTTCATGTCCCTCCAGCTAAACCAGGACCAAGCTGACTTCATCTTTTATGATGTTTCTGGGAAAGTCTTGTACAAGTGGAGCTCGCGCAAAACAAACTACTTCCAGCCCTCCATCTATGTCACTGCAGAATGA